The following DNA comes from Quercus robur chromosome 1, dhQueRobu3.1, whole genome shotgun sequence.
ATAAGGTTGGTGGGGGCATTAAATGCGAAGGTGGGTAGTATATCCTCCAGGAAGCTTCCTCCCATCATCCTTATTCAGGTTGCCATACCCTCTCCTCTCCTCAGGTCTTTAAGGGATATCAGTTGTCCTAATTCCCTTTCTCTCCTCGGGTAGGTGGAACTTTCGGAGCTTGCTAACCCCTCATTAACCTGGATTGTGAAGATTGTTCCTTTGTTGagactcctcggacccaaataacatatatatatatatatatatatatgttgagaaactattaaatattttagaaatgtatggttttaaaaatatgtaagctaataccatgtataatttgaaaatcttctcaaaaaaatttataaattgaaccatgtaattgtgattatttttaattgtatccgTGCATATGCACATGATTACACACTAGTCTATAggtctatttggataccgcttattgttgaaaattgaaaatactgtagcaaaatattttttaaatgtgtgaatagtgccgagggacctagttttaaagaaaaatttgctgaaaTCCGTATTTACGAGTCTCGTGAATAGTGCACGGGACCTACACAAAAAACGCAACCCATTCACAAATGTAAACGCGTTTTGTATCCAAACTAacactatttatatatatatatatatatatatatattaatagccaaaactcagagaaaatccaattagaatttaattggattctcaattttgcgccacgtgacccttttaatttttaattttgtgccaagtgaattatttagtgtaaaaattaaagagtttaaatccaattagattttaagttgaatttcaattgaagtccaattttgcgccatgtgtccatttatttattttttttaatttttgtggcaagtgaattattaggtaaAAAACCGAAGAgttcaaattcaattaaattctaaattttatatatataatgagaagcAATTACATATTTTACAAATGTAAGCTAATATATATAACGTATAATTTAaacatcttctaaaaaaaatgtataattcaAATCGTGTAATAGTGATTGCTTTTAATTGTACTAATGTATATGCATAGAGTTACACACTAGTTAAACTAACGGTAATGTTCGTATCACATTACAAATCATATCTGTAATGCTTTGACCAAAAATACTAATATAGTGTTTGACTAGTTAAAAATCTAATGCTCAAGGttaattgtttaaataaaaaattcaaggaTTACATTTGGATTTGACTGTCGCTGCATCTACATCTCAGACAAATGCACACAAGACATGAGCATCTCACACGACACACACATAAAGACGGAGTGACATCAAATAAGACACATGGTTAGCAAAAAGAATTGATTTTGAGACAGAGCAAGCAAAGAACACAAAATGAAAGAGAACTTGGATGATTGAAAACATCTTCATAAAGATTCACTACTTCTgttagaaagaaataaaattattgacCAGTGTTCAAAGCACCCCAActtaaaacccaaatcaaaaaaagaaagaagaaaatgcttGAACAAGATGTCTATTAACAAacgcaaaaataaaaaacaatcaaaatatttgtcaaaaaatataaattgggTAGAGGGTTTAACGTTAAGCCCTTAACAAAAGGGAGAAAGTTATATATATCCGGTTATATAGCCCATAAATAGGCAAATTAACAAACAACAAATCTACATTTTCTATCCTATAtttgtataataataaaaactgcaAGGAATGTGTTGTACAAAATCATATTCCAAATAGCAACCAATTCAATGGTTCATAACTTCATATGAATGCAAAAAACTAATGGCCTCAGATTAATCGCAATCACAGTTCACAAATCACAAGGCTTCCACAGTTCCACCTAAGATGCAAACTTCAACCATGTCTTTATGTTATCCGCATTCAAACTTTTGTTCCATTCCTTAACATACTTTAAATACCATGCCCCTCTCACCATCTCTTAGATCCGAACAATTCTCAACCCAACCTTTCTCCTCTCCTTGGCCACACCTTGAACTGAAAACATGGGAAGCAAGGACATCAAAGTTGAAGACACTGACAAAAAGTTTCCACATTGGTACCAAATGAGACCACAAATAGGCTTGAGAAACACCCTCATTTGGTTCTTCCTCATCGTCTCCATGCTCTACGTTATCTACTCCACTAATTTCATCCTCACCAGTGAACAACATAAATGTCCCACCTCTTTAGGTTCCTCCATAGGACAACATCTTCAAACGATCACCAACGCATCTTCCACCAATGAAAAAGACTTAAAAGATGAAGTCGTGCAACCTCTACTTCCACAAAAATCCCAAAGATATGACACTGAACTCAAACACATTGTTTTTGGGATAGCAGCCTCATCAAATTTAtgggaaaagagaaaggaataCATAAAAGTATGGTGGAAGCCTAAGGTAACTAGAGGGGTGGTTTGGTTAGATAAAAAAGTGACTACTAGAATAAATGAAGGGCTACCGGAGATTCAGATCTCTGGGGATACTTCAAAATATAAGTACACAAACCGGCAGGGACAGAGATCAGCATTGAGAATTTCAAGAGTGGTTTCTGAGACATTGAGGCTTGGGTTTAAAGATGTTAGATGGTTTGTGATGGGTGATGATGACACGGTTTTTATGGTGGATAATGTTGTGAGGATACTTTCCAAGTATGATCATAGGCAGTTCTATTATGTTGGGAGCTCATCAGAGAGTCATCTTCAGAATATATATTTCTCATATGCCATGGCCTATGGTGGGGGTGGATTTGCTATAAGCTATCCTCTGGCCAAGGAGTTGGCAAAGATGCAGGATCATTGCATTCAGCAGTACCCAGCTTTATATGGCAGTGATGACAGAATTCAGGCTTGCATGTCGGAGCTAGGAGTACCACTTACCAGGGAACCTGGCTTTCATCAGGTAATTAAGtctcttttgagttttgacaaaAGCAGTGACTTCAAAATAATAGCTTCATTCTTTAAGCATTTAAAAGAGAACAAGGGGATTTCAGATCCACTTTCCTAATAGGAAAATGTGCTAAAATAACAATGAATCATTGTTGCTTCAATTCATCAGTATATCGTTAAAAAAATGTCTAGTTTCTTTATTCTAGATTGTTTAACatttgtatttttgtaattatgcAGTATGATGTCTATGGAAACTTATTAGGCCTTTTAGGAGCCCATCCTGTCACTCCATTGGTGTCATTACACCACCTTGATGTGGTGGAACCAATATTTCCACGCATGACCCAACTCAAAGCCCTCCAACATCTCACACAATCCATCCAGCTTGATTCAGCTAGTATAATGCAACAATCAATCTGCTATGACAAAAAGCGATATTGGTCCATCTCCATCTCATGGGGTTATGCGGTTCAAATCTTAAGGGGAGTGATTTCTCCCAGAGAACTAGAGATGCCTACAAGAACCTTTCTCAATTGGTACAGAAAAGCTGATTATACAGCATATGCATTCAACACTAGGCCTGTGAGCAGGCATCCTTGTCAGAAGCCCTTCATTTATTACATGAGCACCTCTCGATATGATCGATCCAGGAAGCAAATAATTGGGATTTACTATCGTGATAAATCCCGGCCTCCTTACTGTCGGTGGAAAATGGAGTCACCAGAAAAAATTGATTCCATTGTAGTCATCAAAAGACCAGATCCTCTACGCTGGCAGAAGGTATTAGTGATTTCTTTTGCGTTCATTATCTAATGAAGCTTTTCAGTCTAACCTGTAGGATCTGTTAATTAATTCTGTTTGATGTTGATCTatcatgttttcaaaatatatattatacattaAAATTACATCAGAGGAAACAAGGAGCCACGGAAATACTTGGGTTTCCCATTTAGACAGTTACATGACACGAgaaatatgaaattcttttccaTCAAATCCACCCATTGTAAGAATTTATTATAATAGGACATTTTcaaagggaggggggggggggcggggaaGATTCCTTCAGTAAGGCCAAGATAAGGGACAACATTTCAACGTTCCTTATTAGATGTGATTTTGATAATCTCTAAATTCTTCACTAGAATGAATTCTTGTCACATTTTATTCACAATTTTCTGATACATGTCAAATACATCATCCAAACAATATCTGAGTTTCTGAGTCCCTCTATTTTAAGTTGATGCTATTACTAACTGGATCACAAATGTCTTATGCAGTCACCAAGAAGAGATTGTTGTAGAGTTATGCCATCACAAAAGAGCTCAACAATGTACTTATGGGTAGACAATTGCCGTGAAGGCGAGATTAGTCAGTTTTAATAGCATCAAGGAACCTAAACTTGATCTCTCAGTGTTCTTATCTTCTTATTTGAAGATTTCTCAAAGGCAGATAAGCAATGGAATCAACGCTATGGGTGTTAATCGGATCAGAGCTCAGCAGAGATTGATTTGCAAGCTCAAATCCCACCATTAAATCCACATATGAAAAGAACTTTTAAATCAACATCATTGAACATGAAATGAGTTAGCTACAATTAGccatttcttgttttttttttttttctttttctttttctttttctctttttatttgtgTAATCTCGATACAGGAAAGTCAATGAGCAATGTTATATCCATATAATCCAGTCACAGAAAGCCTCTCCTAGTGAGAGAGGAAAACCATGCTgtgaaaattttcttgtaatacTTCTTAACTCTTAGCTCAAGCAAACATAATGCTGAAAGCAGCATCTCCCAGAATGGTTCTTAGGTCAGTTGTGCTCACCAGATGTGCTTCCGTCTCATTATTGCTTGTCAAATTCAGAGGAACTGAGGTGATTGGTGATGTAGCCACTGCCAGGATGGTGACATCAATATGAGTATCATTCAGAGGCACTGGTGTCTCAATTTGATGTGTAGCTGTAATTAAGCCATCCACTTTCACCAACTTTACTGCTTccaagcaaagaaaaagaatgaagtcTAATTAGGGATAACAATATGATATCTATTCTTGAAATCTTTATCGTAATGCTCCCAATGGATGCAGAGAACAGCAGAAAGAGGAAAGCTTTGATTTCCacaaaaatcaaagcaaattaCTCAATTTTCCTCTCAAGAAAGCTTTAGAGAGCCATCTACCTCAAGCAAGAAacacatcttaaaaaaaaaatctacaataaaCTATCATTTCCACAATACAAAATTCACAAAGTGACTTA
Coding sequences within:
- the LOC126703635 gene encoding uncharacterized protein LOC126703635 is translated as MGSKDIKVEDTDKKFPHWYQMRPQIGLRNTLIWFFLIVSMLYVIYSTNFILTSEQHKCPTSLGSSIGQHLQTITNASSTNEKDLKDEVVQPLLPQKSQRYDTELKHIVFGIAASSNLWEKRKEYIKVWWKPKVTRGVVWLDKKVTTRINEGLPEIQISGDTSKYKYTNRQGQRSALRISRVVSETLRLGFKDVRWFVMGDDDTVFMVDNVVRILSKYDHRQFYYVGSSSESHLQNIYFSYAMAYGGGGFAISYPLAKELAKMQDHCIQQYPALYGSDDRIQACMSELGVPLTREPGFHQYDVYGNLLGLLGAHPVTPLVSLHHLDVVEPIFPRMTQLKALQHLTQSIQLDSASIMQQSICYDKKRYWSISISWGYAVQILRGVISPRELEMPTRTFLNWYRKADYTAYAFNTRPVSRHPCQKPFIYYMSTSRYDRSRKQIIGIYYRDKSRPPYCRWKMESPEKIDSIVVIKRPDPLRWQKSPRRDCCRVMPSQKSSTMYLWVDNCREGEISQF